In one Nocardia tengchongensis genomic region, the following are encoded:
- a CDS encoding MarR family winged helix-turn-helix transcriptional regulator: protein MSELTSDPAELADNLQSVVGALVRRMRAASPRRAISLSQISILKRLDRDGPATVADLARADKIRHQSVTTAAATLIDRALIRRTTDPTDLRRKLLELTPAGRALLTERREAGSGHLADLLDERMTAAERQQLSKALGLLRRLID from the coding sequence GTGAGCGAACTGACAAGCGATCCAGCAGAACTCGCCGACAACCTCCAATCCGTAGTCGGCGCCCTGGTCCGCCGCATGCGCGCAGCCTCACCCCGCCGAGCAATCTCCCTGTCCCAGATCTCGATCCTCAAACGCCTCGACCGAGACGGCCCCGCCACCGTCGCCGACCTCGCCCGCGCCGACAAGATCCGCCACCAGTCCGTCACCACAGCCGCCGCCACCCTCATCGACCGCGCCCTGATCCGCCGCACCACCGACCCCACCGACCTCCGCCGAAAACTCCTCGAACTCACCCCCGCCGGCCGCGCCCTGCTGACCGAACGCCGCGAGGCCGGCTCAGGCCACCTCGCCGATCTACTCGACGAACGCATGACCGCCGCTGAGCGGCAGCAACTCTCGAAGGCGCTAGGCCTGCTTCGCCGACTTATCGACTGA
- a CDS encoding PHB depolymerase family esterase translates to MTLADEAGLDDVAFLRAVIEWSAERYGTVAEHSIVAGISNGAFMAHRAGLEIGDLVPVFAAVAGGLPADLAGVEPTHAVSGILINGDGDPWVPIEGGHSRHRGPDGELRGRTYGLADSGQHWRELNGCTGAGETIRTDQSQRELSGPGVGGTRILEWTVFGGGHTWPGVVIPAEHAGVPGANSTMEFDGAEEIWRFAEPLLTSPEDRKL, encoded by the coding sequence GTGACGCTCGCTGATGAGGCGGGCTTGGATGATGTGGCGTTTCTGCGCGCTGTGATCGAGTGGAGCGCCGAGCGCTATGGCACGGTGGCCGAGCATTCGATCGTGGCCGGAATCTCCAATGGCGCGTTCATGGCTCACCGTGCGGGGTTGGAGATCGGGGATCTGGTTCCGGTGTTCGCGGCGGTCGCCGGTGGACTGCCTGCCGATCTGGCGGGAGTGGAGCCGACCCACGCGGTCTCAGGCATCCTGATCAATGGCGACGGCGATCCGTGGGTGCCGATCGAGGGTGGGCACTCTCGCCATCGCGGGCCCGACGGTGAACTACGTGGCCGCACTTATGGTTTGGCCGACTCGGGGCAGCATTGGCGCGAGCTGAACGGCTGCACCGGAGCGGGTGAGACCATTCGCACCGACCAGTCCCAGCGCGAGTTGTCCGGCCCGGGCGTCGGCGGCACTCGCATCCTCGAATGGACGGTGTTCGGCGGCGGCCACACCTGGCCCGGCGTCGTGATACCCGCCGAGCATGCGGGTGTGCCGGGCGCGAACTCGACGATGGAATTCGATGGGGCCGAGGAGATTTGGCGGTTCGCGGAACCACTGCTCACCTCCCCCGAAGACCGCAAGCTCTGA
- a CDS encoding YbhB/YbcL family Raf kinase inhibitor-like protein, translated as MALLGKLLKNRRAGDAGLAWNRPGLATATEITVTSADFAHESTLPDVHAGKRIGGKDESPALTWSNPPEDTAQLLLVVEDPDAPGSAPFVHCLALLEPTVTELPRGALGKATAPAGVQLLRSDWGRGYMGPSPIKGHGPHRYAFQIFALTEPLTEVEGKPVDSVKPKQVLAAARAHARGRIDGFYERA; from the coding sequence ATGGCACTGCTCGGCAAGCTGCTGAAGAATCGGCGCGCGGGTGACGCGGGACTGGCCTGGAATCGGCCCGGACTGGCTACCGCCACGGAAATCACTGTCACCAGTGCGGATTTCGCACACGAATCGACTTTGCCGGACGTCCATGCCGGGAAGCGGATCGGCGGCAAGGACGAGTCCCCGGCGCTGACGTGGTCGAACCCGCCCGAGGACACCGCACAACTGCTTCTGGTCGTCGAAGACCCCGACGCCCCCGGCTCAGCGCCCTTCGTGCATTGCCTCGCGCTGCTCGAACCGACGGTCACCGAATTGCCTCGCGGCGCACTGGGAAAGGCCACGGCACCGGCCGGAGTCCAACTGCTGCGTTCCGACTGGGGCCGCGGCTACATGGGCCCCTCCCCCATCAAGGGACACGGCCCGCACCGCTACGCGTTCCAGATCTTCGCGCTGACCGAACCCCTCACCGAGGTCGAGGGCAAGCCCGTTGATTCGGTCAAACCCAAGCAGGTACTGGCCGCCGCCCGAGCCCACGCCCGCGGCCGAATCGACGGCTTCTACGAGCGCGCCTGA
- a CDS encoding TetR/AcrR family transcriptional regulator: MTRPEPATARGEETRQQIIDAALRLFEQNGYTKTTMRAIAGEAGVSVGNAYYYFASKEHLVQGFYQLIQTLHEQRVEQTVRGDSLAARWQTMELAFVDVAAPYHEFGGKFFASAAEPTSPLSPFSDESRPARESSIAIMRNLVIGHDVKGDKRLMAELPNLLWLAHMGIVLFWVHDRSPDQERTRLLIRRVAPLVERVVALSRLRPLRAVLYPALDLIEDLGK, translated from the coding sequence ATGACCCGCCCCGAGCCCGCGACCGCGCGCGGTGAGGAAACTCGCCAGCAGATCATCGACGCCGCCCTGCGTCTGTTCGAACAGAACGGCTACACGAAGACCACCATGCGCGCGATCGCGGGCGAAGCCGGTGTCAGCGTCGGCAACGCCTACTACTACTTCGCTTCCAAGGAACACCTGGTTCAGGGCTTCTACCAGCTGATCCAGACCCTGCACGAACAGCGGGTCGAGCAGACCGTCCGCGGTGACTCGCTCGCCGCCCGATGGCAGACGATGGAACTGGCCTTCGTCGACGTGGCCGCCCCCTACCACGAGTTCGGCGGCAAGTTCTTCGCCAGCGCCGCCGAGCCCACCAGCCCGCTCAGTCCGTTCAGCGACGAAAGCCGCCCCGCCCGAGAATCATCCATCGCCATCATGCGCAACCTGGTCATCGGCCATGACGTCAAGGGTGACAAGCGGCTGATGGCCGAGCTGCCGAATCTGTTGTGGCTGGCCCACATGGGCATCGTCCTGTTCTGGGTCCACGACCGCAGCCCCGACCAGGAACGCACCCGACTACTGATCCGCCGAGTCGCCCCACTCGTCGAACGCGTCGTGGCGCTGTCGAGACTCCGCCCACTGCGCGCGGTTCTGTACCCAGCGCTGGATCTCATCGAGGACCTCGGTAAATAG
- a CDS encoding RIP metalloprotease — MVYAIGFALFALGITASVALHECGHMWTAQATGMKVRRYFIGFGPKIFSWRRGETEYGLKALPLGGFCDIAGMTALDELEPEDLDRAMYRQATWKRLLVMSGGILMNFLIGYILIVILAVGWGLPRFDQPPETQLGKLGCVSDMTADQKLLDCTGTGPAQSAGLQQGDKVTKVNDVPIKTWKEFRAETEKQTGPFTYTFERDGKTMTAPVTPKMAVVYPEKNGTPKTVAKVGVGQDFYGPVQYNVLSAIPAAGAFTGQIAARTVESLAQMPSKVVDLWHAVTGGTRDPETPVSVYGASKIGGETAEHGLWSMFILTLASLNFFLGAFNLLPLLPLDGGHMAVVIYEKLRNVFRNRKGLPAGAPVDYLKLLPATYVVVVLGGAYMILTLVADIVNPVKLFP; from the coding sequence ATGGTCTACGCGATCGGCTTCGCACTGTTCGCCCTCGGGATCACGGCCTCGGTCGCCCTGCACGAATGCGGTCACATGTGGACCGCGCAAGCCACCGGCATGAAGGTGCGGCGCTACTTCATCGGTTTCGGGCCCAAGATCTTCTCGTGGCGGCGCGGCGAGACCGAATACGGTCTCAAGGCGCTGCCGCTGGGCGGTTTCTGCGATATCGCGGGCATGACCGCCCTCGACGAGCTCGAACCCGAGGATCTGGACCGGGCCATGTACCGGCAGGCCACCTGGAAGCGGCTGCTGGTCATGTCCGGCGGCATCCTGATGAACTTCCTCATCGGCTACATCCTCATCGTGATCCTGGCCGTCGGCTGGGGCCTGCCGCGTTTCGACCAGCCGCCGGAAACCCAGCTCGGCAAGCTGGGCTGCGTCTCCGACATGACCGCCGACCAGAAGCTGCTGGACTGCACCGGCACCGGCCCCGCGCAGTCGGCCGGCCTCCAGCAGGGCGACAAGGTCACCAAGGTCAACGACGTTCCGATCAAGACGTGGAAGGAATTCCGCGCCGAGACCGAGAAGCAGACCGGCCCCTTCACCTACACCTTCGAACGCGACGGCAAGACCATGACCGCTCCGGTCACCCCGAAGATGGCGGTGGTCTACCCGGAGAAGAACGGCACTCCCAAGACGGTCGCCAAGGTCGGTGTGGGCCAGGACTTCTACGGCCCGGTCCAGTACAACGTCCTCTCTGCCATCCCCGCCGCGGGTGCTTTCACCGGCCAGATCGCGGCCCGCACCGTCGAATCGCTGGCCCAGATGCCGTCCAAGGTCGTCGACCTCTGGCATGCCGTCACCGGCGGCACCCGCGACCCGGAAACCCCGGTCTCCGTCTACGGCGCCTCCAAGATCGGCGGCGAAACCGCCGAGCACGGCCTCTGGTCGATGTTCATCCTGACCCTGGCCTCGCTGAACTTCTTCCTCGGCGCCTTCAACCTGCTCCCGCTGCTGCCCCTCGACGGCGGCCACATGGCAGTGGTCATCTACGAGAAGCTCCGCAACGTGTTCCGCAACCGCAAGGGCCTGCCCGCCGGCGCTCCCGTCGACTACCTGAAGCTGTTGCCCGCCACCTACGTCGTGGTGGTTCTCGGCGGCGCGTACATGATCCTCACCCTGGTCGCCGACATCGTGAACCCGGTGAAGCTGTTCCCCTGA
- the dxr gene encoding 1-deoxy-D-xylulose-5-phosphate reductoisomerase: MSDVVRVLLLGSTGSIGTQALEVIAANPDRFEVVGLAARGGNTDLLARQIAATGTTNVAIADEAAAAELGVALSGPDAATELVRRTDADVVLNALVGSLGLEPTLATLESGRRLALANKESLVAGGSLVTRAAKPGQIVPVDSEHSALAQCLRGGRADEVAKLVLTASGGPFRGWTTEMLESVNPAEAKTHPTWSMGPMNTLNSASLVNKGLELIETHLLFGIGYDDIDVTVHPQSIVHSMVTFKDGSTLAQASPPDMKLPIALALGWPDRVPGAAAACDFSTASTWTFEPVDNAVFPAVELARQAGKAGGCVTAVYNAANEIAVQAFLDGLIRFPDIVRTVARVVESADRWAAEPGSLDEVLAADTWARDTARTIVRG; encoded by the coding sequence GTGTCCGACGTTGTGAGAGTTCTGCTGCTGGGCAGCACCGGTTCGATTGGTACGCAGGCACTGGAGGTGATCGCCGCCAACCCCGACCGCTTCGAAGTGGTGGGTCTCGCGGCACGCGGTGGAAACACCGACCTGCTGGCCCGCCAGATCGCGGCGACCGGGACCACCAATGTGGCGATCGCCGACGAGGCCGCGGCCGCCGAACTCGGTGTGGCGCTGTCGGGTCCGGACGCGGCGACCGAACTGGTGCGGCGCACCGACGCGGACGTGGTGCTCAACGCGCTGGTCGGCTCGCTCGGCCTGGAACCCACGCTGGCCACCCTGGAGTCGGGGCGGCGACTGGCCCTGGCCAACAAGGAGTCTCTGGTCGCGGGCGGCTCACTGGTGACGCGGGCGGCCAAGCCGGGGCAGATCGTGCCGGTGGACTCCGAGCATTCGGCGCTGGCCCAGTGCCTGCGCGGCGGACGTGCCGACGAGGTGGCCAAGCTGGTGCTCACCGCCTCGGGCGGGCCCTTCCGCGGCTGGACCACCGAGATGCTGGAATCGGTGAATCCGGCCGAGGCCAAGACGCATCCGACCTGGTCCATGGGTCCGATGAACACGCTCAACTCGGCATCGCTGGTGAACAAGGGCCTCGAGCTGATCGAGACGCACCTGCTGTTCGGCATCGGCTACGACGACATCGATGTGACCGTGCACCCGCAGTCGATCGTGCACTCCATGGTCACGTTCAAGGACGGTTCGACCCTGGCTCAGGCCAGTCCGCCGGACATGAAGCTGCCCATCGCGCTGGCGCTGGGTTGGCCGGACCGGGTGCCGGGCGCGGCCGCCGCGTGCGACTTCTCCACCGCCTCCACCTGGACTTTCGAGCCCGTCGACAACGCGGTATTCCCGGCCGTCGAACTGGCTCGGCAGGCGGGTAAGGCGGGTGGCTGCGTGACCGCGGTCTACAACGCCGCCAACGAGATCGCGGTACAGGCCTTCCTCGACGGCCTCATCCGTTTTCCGGACATCGTGCGAACCGTTGCGCGCGTCGTGGAGTCCGCCGACCGCTGGGCCGCCGAACCCGGTAGCTTGGACGAGGTGCTCGCGGCCGATACGTGGGCGCGTGACACCGCTCGCACGATCGTGCGTGGCTGA
- a CDS encoding DUF2631 domain-containing protein, translating to MAATELEPAHPSEVVTKVDTAEVPSAAWGWSGESRRTARIAGWVVVVILLAMLFENQQGSSSGSGNVGYIALILFAAGTAFILIRDSIVSRRPR from the coding sequence GTGGCCGCCACGGAACTGGAACCCGCGCACCCCTCTGAGGTCGTCACCAAGGTCGACACCGCCGAGGTTCCGTCCGCCGCGTGGGGCTGGAGCGGCGAGTCCCGCCGTACCGCTCGCATCGCCGGCTGGGTCGTCGTCGTGATCCTGCTCGCGATGCTGTTCGAGAACCAGCAGGGCAGCTCGTCGGGTAGCGGCAATGTCGGCTACATCGCGCTGATCCTGTTCGCCGCCGGCACGGCGTTCATCCTGATCCGCGACTCCATCGTGTCGCGGCGCCCGCGCTAG